Proteins from a single region of Pseudomonas sp. BSw22131:
- a CDS encoding YeaC family protein: protein MSTFNEMIENITPDVYESLKLAVEIGKWSDGRKLTQEQRELSLQALIAWEVRNVPEDQRIGYMGPQECASKSAPVPNILFKSDAIH from the coding sequence ATGTCCACGTTCAACGAAATGATCGAAAACATCACCCCGGACGTCTACGAGAGCCTGAAACTGGCCGTGGAAATCGGTAAATGGTCGGACGGCCGCAAGCTGACGCAAGAGCAGCGCGAGTTGTCGCTGCAGGCGCTGATCGCCTGGGAAGTGCGCAACGTGCCCGAAGACCAGCGCATCGGTTACATGGGCCCTCAGGAATGCGCGTCCAAGTCCGCGCCGGTGCCCAACATCCTGTTCAAGTCGGATGCCATCCATTGA